From Helicobacter sp. MIT 05-5293, one genomic window encodes:
- a CDS encoding META domain-containing protein, whose protein sequence is MMKKTTKYFFIIFLSIFVNGCFIDLIKQENKETLLDDGKHWYVYKIVLKSGEEIIPTQNAKSTMEFDADEDRIFGVGSCNNYFATFALKGKKLTMSNAGSSRRVCYPTEDNRYEFLFVRGLNGTFVVSRNYKEMLLKGSEISYYLRLKADE, encoded by the coding sequence ATGATGAAGAAAACAACAAAATATTTTTTTATTATTTTTTTATCAATTTTTGTCAATGGTTGCTTTATTGATTTGATCAAACAAGAAAACAAAGAAACACTTTTAGATGATGGCAAACATTGGTATGTTTATAAGATTGTCTTAAAAAGCGGGGAAGAGATTATACCTACTCAAAATGCGAAATCTACAATGGAATTTGATGCAGACGAAGACAGAATCTTTGGCGTGGGTTCTTGCAATAATTATTTTGCAACTTTTGCCTTAAAAGGTAAGAAGCTTACGATGAGTAATGCAGGCTCAAGTCGGCGAGTTTGCTATCCTACTGAAGACAATCGCTATGAATTTTTGTTTGTCAGAGGCTTAAATGGGACATTTGTCGTCAGTCGGAATTATAAAGAAATGCTCTTGAAAGGGAGTGAAATAAGCTATTATTTGCGCCTTAAAGCAGATGAATGA
- a CDS encoding cytochrome c biogenesis protein CcdA, with amino-acid sequence MLNNLDSMLLAFYHHLPFGASFLAGILTFLSPCILPLIPPYMSYISGICIENLTQDSRSYRLRVIYTSLFFIAGFCLVFITLGLFVSSSLGHFFTSIWVRYITGGIIIAFGIHFIFPLKFRFLYKHFSLSFDHSKFGFLAPFILGIGFSIGWSPCVGPILASILTLSMTQSSDAFWLMLCYCLGLGLAFFLVALLINTALSFLKRITPFMKIIEIISGILLILIGVLVISKKTDFLI; translated from the coding sequence ATGCTAAACAATCTTGATTCGATGCTTTTGGCTTTCTATCATCACTTACCCTTTGGAGCAAGTTTTTTAGCTGGGATTCTGACTTTTTTGAGTCCTTGCATTTTGCCTTTGATACCCCCTTATATGTCGTATATCTCTGGTATTTGCATTGAAAATCTCACACAAGATTCACGCTCATATCGTCTTCGCGTGATTTATACTTCTTTATTCTTCATTGCTGGATTTTGTTTGGTATTTATCACTTTAGGGCTTTTTGTATCTTCATCTTTGGGACACTTTTTTACATCAATATGGGTAAGATACATCACCGGTGGAATTATCATTGCCTTTGGGATACATTTTATTTTCCCTCTCAAATTTCGCTTCCTTTATAAACATTTTTCATTGTCTTTTGACCATAGTAAATTTGGTTTCCTCGCACCATTTATCTTAGGTATTGGCTTTAGTATTGGCTGGAGTCCGTGTGTAGGACCTATCCTTGCCTCAATCTTAACACTTTCAATGACGCAAAGCTCTGATGCGTTTTGGTTGATGCTGTGTTATTGCTTAGGATTAGGCTTAGCCTTTTTCCTTGTTGCCCTACTTATCAACACTGCTCTTTCTTTTCTTAAAAGAATTACGCCCTTTATGAAAATCATTGAAATTATTTCGGGAATCCTGCTGATTCTCATAGGGGTTTTAGTCATTTCCAAAAAAACGGATTTTTTAATATAA
- a CDS encoding DEAD/DEAH box helicase encodes MNIQQEQQEDNSSLSSSPAQKTDSEPTFTDFGLKNFVLQGIKEAGFSTPSPVQAQSIPIILQGKDLIAQAQTGTGKTAAFAIPILNHLGRNKDVEALIITPTRELAMQISEEILKLGRFGRIKTICMYGGQSIKRQCDLLEKNPKVMIATPGRLLDHLQNGRINHFKPKIVVLDESDEMLDMGFLDDVEEILKFLPNDRQTLLFSATMPEPIKKLAMRILQEPEFVKITPTDITNQDIEQQYYIINENERDEAIVRLIEMQNPSKSIIFTRMKKEADALATRLINRGFKAVALHGDMEQRDRREAVKSFKENKIELLVATDVASRGLDISDVSHVFNYHIPLNPESYVHRIGRTGRAGKKGVAITLATPLEYKDLSKIKQITKAKLQLCEITQEYRDDEFSQKIAQTQVSDKSVGIYEKLRDKMDTTQLCLKLISLYLESSQNVKIGLSKTEIAKLERDLENQEKTYKPKGRKYQSRTPSKSQKTKKHFSRVDKSEPYTENIWG; translated from the coding sequence ATGAATATCCAACAAGAACAACAAGAAGACAATTCGTCCCTATCCTCATCACCTGCGCAAAAAACTGATTCAGAGCCGACATTTACAGATTTTGGTTTAAAAAATTTTGTGCTTCAAGGTATTAAAGAAGCAGGATTCTCTACACCTAGCCCCGTGCAAGCTCAAAGTATCCCTATCATACTTCAAGGCAAGGATTTGATAGCGCAAGCTCAAACAGGGACAGGCAAAACAGCTGCTTTTGCTATACCTATCCTCAATCATCTTGGTAGAAATAAAGATGTGGAAGCGTTGATTATCACTCCCACGCGAGAACTTGCGATGCAAATTAGCGAGGAGATTCTAAAGCTTGGGCGTTTTGGACGCATTAAGACAATTTGTATGTATGGCGGACAGAGTATTAAAAGACAATGTGATCTTTTAGAGAAGAATCCTAAAGTAATGATTGCTACGCCGGGTAGGCTGCTTGATCATCTCCAAAATGGTCGAATCAATCATTTTAAACCCAAGATTGTTGTGCTGGACGAAAGTGATGAAATGCTTGATATGGGGTTTTTAGATGATGTTGAGGAGATTCTCAAATTTTTGCCTAACGATCGTCAGACGCTTTTGTTTTCTGCGACAATGCCTGAACCTATCAAGAAGCTTGCAATGAGGATTCTCCAAGAGCCAGAATTTGTCAAAATCACACCGACAGATATAACTAATCAAGATATTGAGCAACAATACTATATCATTAATGAAAACGAGCGTGATGAGGCGATTGTAAGGTTGATTGAGATGCAAAATCCTTCTAAAAGCATTATATTTACGCGTATGAAAAAAGAAGCCGATGCGTTAGCTACAAGACTTATCAATCGTGGTTTTAAGGCAGTAGCTTTACATGGAGATATGGAGCAACGCGATCGTAGAGAGGCTGTTAAGAGTTTTAAAGAAAATAAAATTGAACTTTTGGTTGCGACTGATGTCGCTTCGCGTGGGCTTGATATTAGTGATGTGAGTCATGTATTTAATTATCATATTCCTTTGAATCCTGAAAGTTATGTGCATCGAATAGGGCGCACGGGACGCGCTGGAAAAAAGGGTGTAGCAATTACACTTGCCACACCTCTTGAATATAAAGACTTGAGTAAAATCAAGCAAATCACAAAAGCAAAATTGCAACTTTGTGAGATTACACAAGAATATCGTGATGATGAGTTTTCTCAAAAAATTGCCCAAACACAAGTCAGTGATAAATCTGTGGGAATCTATGAAAAATTAAGAGACAAAATGGACACCACGCAATTATGTCTTAAGCTGATTTCTTTATATTTGGAATCTTCTCAAAATGTCAAAATTGGTTTGAGTAAAACAGAGATTGCTAAACTTGAAAGAGATTTAGAGAATCAAGAAAAAACATATAAACCAAAAGGCAGAAAATATCAGTCAAGGACACCATCAAAGTCTCAAAAGACAAAAAAACATTTTTCTCGCGTTGATAAAAGTGAGCCTTATACTGAAAATATTTGGGGATAA
- a CDS encoding YigZ family protein: MNDQLAQVNGEAKGSYEIKGSHFLSFLVSYESFAQTLKILRENHPKAVHFVSASRHFNEYRQIVESSDDDREPKGSSGLPCLNVLRGEGLVNTGVIVVRYFGGTLLGVGGLVKAYTIAVQEAINDAKKQQILKPFIFLSHLILEVPYSKLSKIEYECCKCGLSLKKEAFLSSGVKVSIQGQEDVLNTLKAKLLS; this comes from the coding sequence ATGAATGATCAATTAGCACAAGTCAATGGAGAGGCAAAAGGAAGCTATGAGATAAAAGGCTCACATTTTTTGAGTTTTTTGGTTTCATACGAATCTTTTGCCCAAACCCTCAAGATATTACGAGAAAATCATCCCAAGGCAGTGCATTTTGTCTCTGCAAGTCGGCATTTTAATGAATATAGGCAGATTGTTGAAAGCAGTGATGATGACAGAGAACCCAAAGGCAGCAGTGGTTTGCCTTGTTTAAATGTCTTGCGCGGTGAGGGATTAGTCAATACAGGTGTGATTGTAGTGCGCTATTTTGGCGGCACGCTTTTGGGCGTAGGAGGATTGGTGAAAGCCTATACCATAGCGGTGCAAGAAGCAATCAATGATGCCAAAAAACAGCAGATTCTGAAACCTTTTATTTTTCTCTCCCATTTGATTTTAGAAGTGCCTTATTCAAAGCTTTCAAAAATCGAATACGAGTGTTGCAAGTGTGGATTAAGCCTTAAAAAAGAGGCATTTTTATCTTCGGGAGTAAAAGTAAGTATTCAAGGTCAAGAAGATGTGTTAAATACTTTAAAGGCAAAACTATTGTCGTGA
- a CDS encoding metal-dependent hydrolase, protein MLFKDATLCDYRGSKKADLRIKEGLITEIGTLTAESDEEVFSCQNKLLMPAIIDLNVMPKSALLSRKMLLSLAQKALKGGVGSVLLSPFTTPSCDESRSIELIKNIDKETAIHLIPSINPLDEHNKLSNISILSAGGAQAISSYSDIDANLLMRIAQYAQMIQIPLMCFCQDRTLSDGVINEGILATTLGLPSIPPYSQTKEVAKICEMLRDMPLQIVFNALAYPRSLEILSTIKTTNPKAHFYSQVSIHHLILDESLCDNYNTTAKINPPLVSKQDQKKLLKALELGEIDLLTSLQCADFNSNKDQVFELASFGIDAISDYFSLFFTHLYLPQHLSLENFSKLASHTPAQILNLNQGSLEVGKNAELMLIDTQASYQITDSFSPYYQQTLQSVVTHLFTQNQLYNTQS, encoded by the coding sequence ATGCTTTTTAAAGATGCGACTTTATGCGACTATCGCGGGAGTAAAAAGGCTGATTTGCGTATTAAAGAGGGATTGATTACTGAAATAGGCACACTTACAGCAGAATCTGATGAAGAGGTTTTTTCTTGTCAAAATAAGCTTTTGATGCCCGCCATTATCGACCTTAATGTGATGCCAAAAAGTGCCTTACTTTCAAGGAAAATGCTTCTCTCTCTTGCTCAAAAAGCCCTAAAAGGTGGGGTAGGAAGTGTCTTGCTCTCTCCTTTTACGACACCAAGTTGTGATGAAAGCCGCTCTATTGAACTGATTAAAAATATTGATAAAGAAACAGCTATTCATCTGATACCCTCCATCAACCCTCTTGATGAACACAACAAATTAAGCAACATCAGTATTTTAAGTGCTGGTGGCGCACAAGCAATCTCTAGTTATAGCGATATTGATGCAAATCTTCTCATGCGCATTGCTCAATACGCTCAAATGATACAGATTCCCTTAATGTGCTTTTGCCAAGATCGCACTTTAAGTGATGGTGTGATTAATGAAGGCATCTTAGCTACCACACTTGGTTTGCCCTCTATCCCACCTTATAGCCAAACCAAAGAAGTTGCAAAGATTTGCGAAATGCTACGCGATATGCCCCTGCAAATTGTCTTTAATGCCCTTGCATATCCTCGAAGTCTCGAGATTCTCTCTACTATCAAAACAACAAACCCAAAAGCACATTTTTATTCACAAGTCTCGATTCATCATTTGATACTTGATGAAAGTCTGTGTGATAACTACAACACCACAGCAAAAATCAATCCTCCTCTTGTCAGTAAGCAAGACCAAAAAAAGCTCCTTAAAGCACTTGAATTAGGAGAAATTGACTTGCTCACAAGCCTACAATGTGCGGATTTTAATTCAAACAAAGATCAAGTCTTTGAACTAGCAAGTTTTGGCATTGATGCAATCAGTGATTATTTTTCATTATTTTTTACTCATTTATATTTGCCTCAACATCTTTCATTAGAGAATTTTTCAAAATTAGCAAGCCATACACCCGCACAGATTCTTAATCTTAATCAGGGTTCTTTAGAAGTAGGTAAAAATGCTGAATTGATGCTGATTGACACACAGGCAAGTTATCAAATCACTGATAGCTTCTCGCCTTATTATCAACAAACGCTTCAATCCGTTGTAACTCATCTTTTTACACAAAATCAACTTTACAATACACAATCTTAA
- the hemJ gene encoding protoporphyrinogen oxidase HemJ yields MQWLESLNLYLIVKTLHVIALVCWMAMLFYLPRLFVYHAQNAHKKEFVEVVKIQEMRLYKYIGLPAIVGTLLTGIAMIALNPSWLKVADSGLWLHIKIVFILILVAYHLACGYFIKTLGNESCTKSHKFFRVFNEIPTLLLIIIVFLAIYKPL; encoded by the coding sequence ATGCAGTGGTTAGAATCCCTAAATCTTTATCTTATTGTCAAGACATTACATGTCATTGCGCTTGTTTGCTGGATGGCAATGCTTTTTTATTTGCCTAGACTTTTTGTTTATCATGCGCAAAATGCACACAAAAAAGAATTTGTTGAAGTGGTGAAGATTCAGGAAATGAGGCTTTATAAATATATCGGTTTGCCTGCAATTGTTGGCACATTGCTTACAGGTATCGCGATGATAGCTCTTAATCCTTCTTGGCTAAAAGTGGCAGATTCTGGTTTATGGCTGCATATCAAGATTGTCTTTATCCTTATTTTGGTAGCATATCATTTGGCTTGTGGGTATTTTATAAAGACTTTGGGTAATGAGAGTTGCACAAAGAGTCATAAATTTTTCCGTGTTTTTAATGAGATACCTACACTTTTATTGATTATTATTGTTTTTTTAGCTATTTATAAGCCGCTGTAA
- a CDS encoding adenylate kinase, which yields MKKLFLIIGAPGSGKTTDAQLIAQNNKDSIVHYSTGDLLREEVARGSEQGKLINSFISQGNLVPLDIVVSTIVNAITNAPKDVILIDGYPRSVEQMEALDKKLKAQDQVSLTNVIEVEVSESVARDRVLGRSRGDDDNIEVFNNRMKVYLEPLQAIETFYTQEKILQKINGERTIEAIVGEMETFIKSRI from the coding sequence ATGAAAAAATTATTTTTAATCATCGGGGCACCCGGCTCTGGGAAAACAACAGATGCGCAATTGATCGCTCAAAACAATAAAGATTCAATCGTGCATTATTCTACAGGGGATTTATTACGCGAGGAAGTCGCTCGAGGTAGCGAACAAGGCAAACTCATCAATAGCTTTATCTCACAAGGGAATCTTGTGCCTTTAGATATTGTTGTCAGCACCATTGTTAATGCAATCACAAACGCACCCAAAGATGTGATTCTCATCGACGGTTATCCTCGAAGTGTCGAGCAAATGGAAGCCCTTGACAAAAAGCTCAAAGCACAAGATCAAGTGAGCCTCACAAATGTGATTGAAGTCGAAGTCAGCGAATCTGTGGCGCGTGATAGAGTGCTAGGAAGATCTCGAGGCGATGATGATAACATTGAAGTATTCAATAATCGTATGAAAGTATATCTTGAGCCACTTCAAGCAATTGAGACATTTTATACTCAAGAAAAAATCTTACAAAAAATCAATGGTGAGCGCACAATTGAAGCGATTGTCGGCGAAATGGAAACATTCATCAAAAGCAGAATCTAA
- a CDS encoding mechanosensitive ion channel domain-containing protein, with the protein MPEVSEIQTHFFELFPQAQHFGILLLKALIIMLVGYYVSKFIRSKVHKAIAKKDHILANFISQIIFILSIVVMILAALGTIGVQTNSIIAVLGTAGVAIALGLKDSLSSVASGIILIILRPFKQGDLIEFDGMIGSVEVINLFTTHLRLNDGKFAIIPNSNIAKANIINTTYNEQRRIELILGVGYESDIDLVKNLVIKVFNSCPEVDLTQGYFVGLTELGESSLNFTLRFWVKLEYGVINAQSKVLEAIKKILDENHIEIPYNKLDVNIIKQDAS; encoded by the coding sequence ATGCCTGAAGTTTCTGAAATCCAAACACATTTTTTTGAATTATTTCCTCAAGCCCAACATTTTGGAATCTTGCTTCTCAAAGCCTTGATCATTATGCTTGTAGGCTATTATGTCTCTAAATTTATCCGTAGTAAAGTGCATAAAGCAATTGCCAAAAAAGATCATATCCTTGCAAATTTTATCTCACAAATTATTTTTATTCTCTCCATAGTCGTGATGATTCTTGCTGCATTAGGCACAATTGGTGTGCAGACAAATTCTATCATTGCGGTGCTTGGGACTGCAGGTGTGGCAATCGCGCTTGGGTTGAAAGATTCTCTTTCATCAGTTGCAAGTGGGATTATCCTCATCATATTGCGACCCTTTAAACAAGGTGATTTGATTGAATTTGATGGTATGATAGGAAGTGTCGAAGTGATCAATCTTTTTACAACACACTTGCGACTAAATGACGGAAAATTCGCCATTATTCCTAACAGCAATATTGCAAAAGCCAATATTATTAATACAACCTATAACGAACAACGGCGCATTGAGCTGATTTTGGGTGTAGGTTATGAAAGTGATATTGATTTGGTAAAGAATCTTGTTATAAAAGTTTTTAATTCCTGCCCAGAAGTGGATTTGACACAGGGCTATTTTGTCGGATTAACCGAACTTGGAGAAAGCTCACTGAATTTCACTCTGCGATTCTGGGTAAAGCTCGAATATGGCGTGATTAATGCACAAAGCAAAGTATTAGAGGCGATTAAAAAGATTCTCGATGAAAATCATATTGAGATTCCCTACAATAAACTTGATGTCAATATTATCAAGCAAGATGCGTCATAA
- the argH gene encoding argininosuccinate lyase has product MAKLWGGRFALDSSSLLEEFNASIMFDKELWNEDIQGSKAHAKMLAHIGVLTGEEYKAIVDGLERIASMIQADEFVFRMADEDIHMAIESKLTELVGEVGKKLHTARSRNDQVAVDFRMYVLKHNKLITKLLLETMETILHIAKAHTKTILPGMTHLQHAQPINFGFHLVAWVCNFKRDVQRLESDFARNNFCPLGSGALAGTPYGNDREMLALELGFSAPTLNAMDSVSERDFALDMLYTLSMIMMHISRIAEELVLWSSSEFRFISLSDAYSTGSSIMPQKKNPDVPELLRGKSGRVYGNLIGLLSVMKGLPLAYNKDTQEDKEGVFDSLKSVHISLKILKECLKTMSVHQDNMLRMAKIGHLSATDLADFLVQKCNVAFRDAHHITGMVVAYAERKGVDISDLSEEEILSIDKRILSGVKEVLCLEKSMNARDTLGGTSSRRTMEQIDELSAFVNEHQSLLK; this is encoded by the coding sequence ATGGCAAAGTTATGGGGAGGGCGATTTGCTTTAGATTCAAGTTCGCTTTTGGAAGAATTTAATGCGTCAATTATGTTTGATAAAGAGCTTTGGAATGAAGATATACAAGGCTCTAAAGCACATGCGAAAATGCTTGCTCATATCGGTGTGCTTACAGGAGAAGAATATAAAGCTATTGTTGATGGTTTAGAACGTATCGCTTCAATGATACAAGCTGATGAATTTGTGTTTCGTATGGCTGATGAGGATATTCATATGGCGATAGAATCAAAGCTGACTGAACTTGTCGGAGAGGTTGGCAAAAAACTTCATACTGCGCGTAGTCGTAATGATCAAGTAGCTGTGGATTTTCGAATGTATGTCTTAAAGCATAATAAACTTATTACAAAACTTCTCCTTGAAACTATGGAGACAATCTTGCATATTGCTAAAGCTCATACAAAGACGATTTTACCGGGTATGACGCATCTTCAGCACGCCCAACCGATCAATTTTGGATTCCATCTTGTGGCGTGGGTATGCAATTTCAAACGCGATGTGCAAAGATTAGAATCTGATTTTGCGCGTAATAATTTTTGTCCGCTTGGGAGTGGGGCTCTTGCAGGGACGCCTTATGGCAATGATAGAGAAATGCTTGCTTTAGAGTTAGGTTTTAGCGCGCCTACGCTCAATGCAATGGATTCTGTGAGTGAGAGGGATTTTGCTCTTGATATGCTTTATACACTCTCTATGATTATGATGCACATCTCTCGCATTGCTGAAGAATTGGTCTTGTGGAGTAGCTCGGAGTTTCGCTTTATTAGTTTAAGCGATGCGTATTCAACGGGAAGTTCAATCATGCCTCAAAAAAAGAATCCTGATGTGCCTGAATTGTTGCGCGGCAAAAGCGGTCGCGTGTATGGGAATCTGATAGGGCTTTTGAGTGTGATGAAAGGTCTGCCTTTAGCTTATAATAAAGACACACAAGAAGATAAAGAAGGGGTTTTTGATAGCCTTAAAAGTGTGCATATTTCGCTCAAGATTCTCAAAGAATGCCTTAAAACGATGAGCGTTCATCAAGATAATATGCTTAGAATGGCTAAAATTGGTCATTTGAGTGCGACTGATTTAGCGGATTTTTTGGTGCAAAAGTGTAATGTCGCATTTCGTGATGCGCATCATATCACAGGAATGGTGGTGGCGTATGCAGAGCGTAAGGGCGTAGATATTAGTGATTTGAGTGAAGAGGAGATTCTAAGCATCGATAAACGCATTCTTAGCGGTGTCAAAGAAGTGCTGTGTCTGGAAAAATCAATGAATGCTCGTGATACATTGGGAGGGACTTCTAGTAGGCGCACAATGGAG
- a CDS encoding histidinol-phosphatase has translation MHIDLHNHTIFCHHATGCIDEYIQAAIAQGIDVYGFSCHSPMSFDKNFRMNLEEFSQYCQMLQTAKAHYADKIEILLGMEVDYILNHENLIEQAVLDYPFDYLIGSVHFLDDWGFDNPAFIKQYSQRNIEECWEQYLLSITKMAQSGLFQIVGHFDLLKIFGHKPKDIHQQSIKDALESIADNHLAIELNSAGWRKPIKESYPSKEILTQAFKLNIPITFGSDAHSVEQVGFKYQDLRHLALEVGYTQAVFFRQKQSVVIDI, from the coding sequence ATGCACATTGATTTACATAATCATACAATCTTTTGTCATCATGCCACAGGTTGTATTGATGAATATATACAAGCAGCAATTGCACAAGGTATCGATGTTTATGGATTCTCCTGTCATTCGCCTATGTCTTTTGACAAAAACTTTCGTATGAATCTCGAAGAATTTTCTCAATATTGTCAAATGCTCCAAACAGCGAAAGCTCATTATGCTGATAAAATCGAAATCTTGCTCGGTATGGAAGTGGATTATATTCTTAACCATGAAAATCTCATCGAACAAGCCGTGCTTGATTATCCTTTTGATTATTTAATCGGATCCGTGCATTTTTTGGACGATTGGGGCTTTGATAATCCTGCATTTATCAAACAATATTCGCAAAGAAACATTGAAGAATGTTGGGAACAATACCTCTTATCCATTACTAAAATGGCACAGAGTGGGCTTTTTCAAATTGTGGGGCATTTTGACTTACTCAAAATTTTTGGACACAAACCCAAAGATATTCACCAACAATCCATCAAAGATGCTTTAGAATCTATTGCAGACAATCACCTTGCTATTGAGCTTAATTCCGCAGGGTGGAGAAAGCCTATTAAAGAATCTTATCCTTCTAAAGAGATTCTCACTCAAGCCTTTAAGCTAAATATCCCTATCACATTTGGTTCAGACGCACATAGTGTCGAACAAGTCGGTTTCAAATATCAAGACTTGCGTCATCTTGCACTTGAAGTAGGCTACACACAAGCCGTTTTTTTTAGACAAAAACAAAGTGTTGTCATAGATATTTGA
- a CDS encoding DUF3943 domain-containing protein — protein MKFLRIIVIALFISSLQANTDSDIDYKNLAPIQTKPTLDSPTSINNPYIYEPTHRGRYVLTSTGVIVLGTIAGAGILYLMPESATNWNKDDIVNLGKQWRKNVSRAPVVDADDWFLNWITHPYWGAVYYMQTRVAGYSWSESVLYSAFASAFFWEFGIEAFAEIPSWQDLVITPAIGSIFGELFFRATRHIQANQNRLLGSKILGKTSLILMDPIGMVMQDFGLAKLVGISNKNQTQSFMIPISDTRGGVGVRLVLAMQW, from the coding sequence ATGAAATTTTTACGCATCATTGTTATTGCTCTATTTATTTCTTCTTTACAAGCTAATACAGATTCTGATATAGACTATAAAAATCTCGCTCCCATTCAGACAAAACCAACTCTAGATTCACCCACCTCAATCAATAATCCCTATATTTATGAACCCACACACAGAGGACGATATGTCCTCACAAGCACAGGTGTGATTGTCTTGGGGACGATTGCAGGAGCAGGGATACTCTATCTAATGCCAGAGAGTGCCACTAATTGGAACAAAGATGATATTGTCAATCTTGGCAAACAATGGAGAAAAAATGTCAGTAGAGCACCGGTAGTAGATGCTGATGATTGGTTTTTGAATTGGATCACACACCCTTATTGGGGAGCAGTGTATTATATGCAAACTCGCGTAGCAGGCTATAGCTGGAGTGAATCTGTGCTTTATAGTGCGTTTGCTTCGGCATTTTTTTGGGAGTTTGGTATTGAAGCATTTGCGGAGATTCCCTCATGGCAAGATCTTGTGATCACTCCCGCCATCGGCTCAATCTTTGGTGAATTATTTTTTCGTGCGACAAGACATATTCAAGCTAATCAAAATCGTTTGCTTGGCTCTAAGATTCTAGGAAAAACTTCTCTTATCTTAATGGACCCTATCGGAATGGTTATGCAAGATTTTGGTTTAGCTAAACTCGTAGGCATATCAAATAAAAATCAAACACAAAGTTTTATGATACCTATAAGTGATACAAGGGGAGGGGTTGGTGTGCGCCTCGTCCTTGCAATGCAATGGTGA
- a CDS encoding TRL-like family protein, whose protein sequence is MKKFVLALGLGASLAFFSGCGGVIGAENGLIFSDNTTPITATSSSSASREGSATCTNILGLVALGDCSVNTAASNGSISQIKSVDSKNFSILGIYTTKTTIVKGN, encoded by the coding sequence ATGAAAAAATTTGTTTTAGCCTTAGGTCTTGGTGCGTCTTTAGCATTTTTTAGCGGTTGTGGCGGTGTTATCGGGGCAGAAAATGGTCTGATTTTTTCAGATAATACTACGCCTATTACGGCAACTTCTTCTAGCTCTGCATCAAGAGAGGGAAGTGCGACTTGCACTAATATCCTTGGTCTTGTAGCCTTAGGTGATTGTTCTGTGAATACAGCTGCATCAAATGGTAGTATTAGCCAAATCAAGAGTGTAGATTCTAAAAATTTCAGCATTCTTGGAATCTATACTACTAAAACAACAATCGTAAAAGGCAACTAA